The following proteins are co-located in the Aquarana catesbeiana isolate 2022-GZ linkage group LG02, ASM4218655v1, whole genome shotgun sequence genome:
- the PABPC4 gene encoding polyadenylate-binding protein 4 isoform X3, which yields MNFDVIKGKPIRIMWSQRDPSLRKSGVGNVFIKNLDKSIDNKALYDTFSAFGNILSCKVVCDENGSKGYAFVHFETQDAADRAIEKMNGMLLNDRKVFVGRFKCRREREAELGAKAKEFTNVYIKNFGEDMDDERLKETFSKYGKTLSVKVMTDPSGKSKGFGFVSFEKHEDANKAVDDMNGKDVNGKVMFVGRAQKKVERQAELKRRFEQLKQERISRYQGVNLYIKNLDDTIDDEKLRKEFSPFGSITSAKVMLEDGRSKGFGFVCFSSPEEATKAVTEMNGRIVGSKPLYVALAQRKEERKAHLTNQYMQRIAGMRALPANTLISQFQPAPGGYFVPAVPQAQSRPAYYAPNHIAQMRPGPRWQQAGRPQGFQPMPNTVRQSGPRQSIRHIPPSSSQGTRGISSVAQRVGVSSATQTMGPRQPVTVPPSRPVPQYKYTRCPLPGVQPLQQTPQPAVHVQGQEPLTASMLAAAPPQEQKQMLGERLFPLIQVMHPSLAGKITGMLLEIDNSELLHMLESPESLRSKVEEAVAVLQAHQAKKDAAQKVGIVAATS from the exons ATGAACTTTGATGTGATAAAAGGAAAGCCGATCCGGATTATGTGGTCACAGCGGGATCCATCTCTTAGAAAATCTGGCGTGGGCAATGTTTTCATAAAGAACCTTGATAAATCAATAGATAACAAAGCACTTTATGACACTTTTTCTGCGTTTGGCAACATTCTTTCATGTAAG GTGGTGTGTGATGAGAATGGCTCCAAGGGGTACGCTTTTGTGCACTTTGAGACACAAGACGCTGCAGACAGAGCCATAGAGAAGATGAACGGCATGCTGCTGAACGACCGCAAAGT GTTTGTTGGGCGTTTTAAATGCAGGCGGGAGAGGGAGGCAGAACTTGGAGCCAAAGCTAAGGAATTCACAAACGTTTACATCAAGAATTTTGGAGAGGACATGGATGATGAGCGACTAAAGGAGACTTTCAGCAAATACG gcaagactcTGAGCGTTAAGGTGATGACTGACCCCAGTGGCAAGTCCAAAGGGTTTGGCTTTGTCAGCTTTGAAAAACATGAAGATGCAAATAAG GCCGTGGATGACATGAATGGAAAAGATGTCAATGGAAAGGTGATGTTTGTCGGCAGAGCGCAAAAAAAGGTTGAGCGACAAGCAGAGCTGAAACGGCGATTTGAGCAGTTGAAGCAGGAGAGAATCAGCCGCTATCAG GGTGTAAATTTATATATTAAAAATCTGGATGACACAATTGATGATGAGAAGCTGCGGAAGGAGTTTTCCCCGTTTGGGTCAATAACAAGTGCCAAG GTAATGCTGGAGGATGGACGCAGCAAAGGATTTGGATTTGTTTGCTTTTCCTCACCTGAAGAAGCCACTAAAGCAGTCACTGAAATGAATGGAAGAATTGTAGGCTCAAAGCCTCTTTATGTTGCATTGGctcaaagaaaggaagaaagaaaagctcATCTTACGAATCAGTATATGCAACGTATAGCTGGAATGAGGGCCCTGCCTGCCAATACTTTAATTAGCCAATTTCAACCAGCTCCCGGAGGGTACTTTGTGCCAGCAGTTCCGCAG GCTCAAAGCAGACCTGCATACTACGCTCCTAATCATATAGCTCAAATGCGCCCTGGCCCACGATGGCAGCAAGCAGGACGTCCTCAGG GCTTTCAGCCCATGCCTAACACAGTGCGACAGAGTGGCCCCCGCCAGTCAATACGCCATATCCCACCTTCGAGTTCTCAGGGCACACGTGGTATCTCCAGCGTAGCCCAGAGAGTTG GGGTTTCTTCTGCTACTCAGACAATGGGACCTCGTCAGCCAGTTACTGTTCCACCATCCCGACCTGTGCCTCAGTACAAATATACACGATGTCCACTCCCTGGAGTGCAACCACTACAG cagACACCTCAACCTGCAGTCCATGTACAGGGACAGGAGCCTCTAACGGCCTCAATGTTAGCTGCTGCTCCACCCCAAGAACAAAAACAGATGTTAG GAGAACGTCTCTTCCCTCTTATTCAAGTCATGCATCCCTCATTGGCGGGTAAGATTACAGGAATGCTGCTGGAGATTGACAATTCAGAGCTGCTACACATGCTGGAATCCCCAGAGTCTCTGCGTTCAAAG GTGGAGGAAGCAGTTGCTGTTTTGCAAGCTCATCAAGCCAAGAAAGATGCTGCTCAGAAGGTGGGAATCGTTGCTGCTACCTCCTGA